A region of Lycium barbarum isolate Lr01 chromosome 3, ASM1917538v2, whole genome shotgun sequence DNA encodes the following proteins:
- the LOC132631112 gene encoding uncharacterized protein LOC132631112, with protein MDDIKNEFGIDVSYMLVWRAREKAMNDLRGDPAASYKKLPPYVYILDKTYLGSHVKMHKSCENEFLYFFVALKAFIKGFERCRPIVVVDGAHLKNTYNGTFVSASTLDGAAYTQDEFDKLMEKIENVDIRVKEYLDDAGREKWAHLYSPVNRGWTMTSNIEECINGKLVAARELPVFDFLEEVRRMFGRWNCTNKKNGTYTFSTLSRRYQEILSMNEYKSLRMRVEESTEYVYTVNDGPRRFIIDLKRKTCSCRMFQMDKIPCSHAWAVLKSKNLTADAYCSELFKPNTVVNTYDVLVDPLPDESEWNVPTHILEEVVLPPRYKRPPGRPEKKRDNPLMELMIGKRRNACSTCGRLGHNRRSCGNQPLKKKK; from the exons ATGGACGACATAAAAAATGAATTCGGCATAGATGTTTCTTACATGCTGGTCTGGAGAGCTAGAGAAAAGGCTATGAATGATTTGAGGGGGGATCCAGCTGCTTCATACAAGAAATTGCCGCCATATGTCTATATCCTAGATAAAACATATCTTGGATCACATGTTAAAATGCATAAATCATGTGAAAATGAGTTCCTGTATTTCTTTGTAGCACTCAAAGCATTCATAAAGGGATTCGAGCGTTGTAGACCAATAGTGGTAGTGGATGGTGCACACCTTAAAAACACGTATAATGGTACATTCGTATCCGCAAGTACTTTGGATGGTGCAG CATACACACAAGATGAGTTTGATAAACTGATGGAAAAGATTGAGAATGTTGATATACGGGTAAAGGAATATTTGGATGATGCTGGAAGGGAGAAATGGGCTCATCTATATTCACCTGTTAACAGAGGTTGGACGATGACTTCGAATATAGAGgaatgtattaatggaaaactAGTAGCGGCAAGAGAGTTGCCTGtttttgatttccttgaagaagtTAGGAGGATGTTTGGGAGATGGAATTGCACAAATAAGAAAAATGGTACATACACATTCTCAACACTTTCAAGACGATACCAGGAAATTCTCTCAATGAATGAGTATAAATCGTTACGTATGAGG GTTGAAGAATCAACTGAATATGTTTATACGGTTAATGATGGACCGAGACGTTTCATAATTGATTTGAAGAGGAAGACTTGTAGTTGCCGGATGTTCCAAATGGACAAAATACCATGTTCACATGCCTGGGCTGTCTTAAAGAGTAAAAATCTAACGGCTGATGCATATTGTTCAGAATTATTCAAGCCAAATACAGTGGTGAATACGTATGATGTTCTGGTTGATCCACTTCCTGACGAGAGTGAGTGGAATGTTCCAACACACATATTGGAGGAGGTTGTTCTGCCACCGAGATACAAGAGACCTCCTGGTAGGCCAGAAAAGAAGAGGGATAATCCATTAATGGAGCTGATGATTGGTAAACGTAGGAATGCTTGTAGTACATGTGGACGTCTTGGTCATAACAGGCGTTCGTGTGGTAATCAGCCCCTTAAGAAGAAGAAATAA